One Gadus chalcogrammus isolate NIFS_2021 chromosome 7, NIFS_Gcha_1.0, whole genome shotgun sequence genomic window, ACAACTGCAACTACTACAGCAACAATACCAAAGCGGCAAAGGCAAACGTCATCGGGAGGATTTGTAAGACGGCCAATTCAGCCACTCCAGCAGGGCAAAGTGGATGAAGCCCTGGTGAAAATGCTTGCAACTGACTTCAAACCATTTTCTATAGTTGAGGACAGAGGATTCAGGGCCTACACACAGGCACTGGACCCAACATATGTGCTACCAAGCAGAAGCACACTCTCTACACAaatggttcccaacctttttgaaAAGGTCAGGGCTGACCTTGGAGAAAGAATACGTTCTGCTCCAGCTATATGCCTCACAACCGATTGTTGGACTTCTAACACCACAACCAGCTACATGTCAGTGACCTGCCACTACATTTACAATTTCAAACTGGAGGAAAATTTACTGGACTGCTTTGAATTACAATCAAACCACACCTCGGAAAATCTGGCCCAGGAACTGAAGCGTGTTGCACAGGAGTGGGACATATCAGAAAAGGTTGCAGCTTGTGTGACTGATAATGCCAGTAACATAGTGAGGGCTGTTAGCGAAATCCTGAGATGGAACCATGTGAGATGTTTTGCTCAGCTTTTAAACTTAATTGTCAGGCATGCCATTGATTTACCGGACATTCAAATGATAATTCAAAAAGTGAAAACAATAGCAGAATATGTGCGAAGAAGTACAGTGGCATCTGCCAAATTAAAAGAGGTCCAACAACAAATGGGACAGGCCCAGCTCCGGCTTAAACAAGATGTTGCCACACGTTGGAACTCTACTTACTACATGTTGCAGCGATTTCTTGATGTCAAAGAGCCACTTGTGTCGACCCTGGCACTGGTAAACCCACAGTTACCAGCCTTAAACCTGAATGAGTGGGATGTTGTGCAGGAGGCCTGCCATATCCTCAAACCCTTTGAGGAGGTCACTGTAGAGATGAGCTCAGAGAGGTGAGTCAAACTGTAATTTAAATACATAATATGTGCAGTGTGGATCATCTAATACTGAAAGGCCCATAGTGTTGCAGTAACTAAATAGTATCTTTTAATTGAAATGTGTATTATTTAACTCGTTGCTTATATTTTTACAGGTTTGTGACAGGTTCCAAGGCCATTTTGATGGCACGTGGGCTCCAACGAATAGTTGCCAATCACCAAAGAAACCCCTCTCCCAATGAGGCCATCGAAGGAATGGTGAATTGTCTGGCAGCTGACCTTACCAAACGGTTCGGGGGAGTGGAGAGGGTGGCTGTCCTGGCAGAGGCTACGCTATTGGACCCTAGGTTCAAAAAGTATGCCTTTGTGAATGAAAGATACGCAGAGGGTGCTGTTGCTAGAGTGGTGGAAGCAATGCAACTGGCAGCATCCTCACCTGCCCGCACAGCCGTGGCCGAGGCGGAGGGAGCCTCACGCAGCCCACAAAGGGAGCCAGTGCCTCAGGTTTGGGCTGACTTTGAGGAGAGGGTGACCAACCTGAGACCAGGGATTCAGAACCCCATTACAGAGGCCATGCTGGAGATGAGGGGGTTCCTATCCGAGCAGCTCACCCCCCGCACTGCTGACCCACTGGATTGGTGGAGGGTTCGCGAAACGGTCTACAAGAACCTGTCCACTGTTATGAAGACCAGGCTCTGCATAGTGGCCACGTCAGTGCCATCAGAGCGCATATTTTCAAAAGCTGGCCAAATAGTAACCGACAGGAGGAGAAGGCTCAGTCCTGCTAAAGTTCGTCAGTTGGTTTTTCTAAATGCCAACATAAGCTAGCCATGAAGCACTTATATTGGCACCTATGTATATAGTTATTTAAGTTTTactctttattcattcattcattatttataaTCTTTGTTCATATttgaaaacaatatttttttaagaGTTCTAAGGCTATTTACTTGTATGTGAATTGTTTTGCATATTTTGCACTTTTTTATACCataaattgtttttattattgttttaactGATTTGCACgttttgcttttgtttgttgtgtgtatgtttttttaaagttatatttcaaaataaaccTTTCCCACTTTTAGTCATGATCAGTCATTTTTGTTGATATTAggcctattattatttttattgttattgatgGTGATAAGGTTAAGGACCACAGCAGCAGAGGACAAAATATGCAGCATTGAAAACTATACCCTGCATGCTACAAAGTGAATTTCCTTATAATATTCTTTTCcaatatcaaatatataaaatatttgaTATTGGAATTATATTCAATATCAGCTCGTTGACAGCTGAGTTAAACCAAAACCATTGACGTCATTATGGATAGCCTACAGCGTCCGTCTCCAATTAACTCTGACGTCACCTGCTCTAGAAGGACTTTCTCAGCGCAGGCCGAACATTATGGAACATATTTGAACATTAAAAAGGATGCATTGCAAACATCGGAGATGTCGCCAACGTGACTGCTATCTGAATTAGGAAAAAAACGTAtggattaattttttttctcttcgaaGCTCGTCAAACACAGAAATATTCTGAGAGTTCACATAGTCAGCAAAtaactttatttttaataagctACTTTCATTTTAGAATACAATCTCCCGTAAAATAATGCCTTTGTAACAAAAGAGTTTAACGATTTACATTCAGTACGAGCCCGACCCATTTAGTATGAGTCCGGTGAGTTGGTCTTTCACTCAACAGGATATGAGTCCGACCCATTCAATATGAGTAatttgagttagtctttcactcaaccGGATACGAGTCCGACCCATTTCAACTGAGTCctttgagttagtctttcaccCAGCCGGATACGAGTCAGACCCATTTCATCTGAATCctttgagttagtctttcactcaaccGGATACGAATCCGACCCATGAATTCGCTCAGTCTATGGATCTGGATCTGTGTTGTTATAGACCTACAGTTTGATGACATTCGTGCAGTTTTAATAATGTCGTCCGTAGCAGCCAGAGAACCGAAAGATTCGGGTTAATTGAGACCACGGACTCGTGACACatgggtgaatgtaaggatTCGGTTCTTTGAATCCGATTGACTCAGATTCAACCACCACTAGTCAGTGATGTGCGGTGAAGTCAGTAAGTGGGTAGGCACTGAGATTTTTGTGTCCCACTCCGCCcgtgcataaataaataaaaatcaaatCAGGATGACATATCGTCTattactctcactctcccacacgcacgcacacacacatcatcagaATACAACCACTGTATCCTTAATTATTGCACAGCGGCCAATTATGTTTGTCAGTCAGCAACAATGAGAACATGAAGGCAAATGGCTTGCAGTCGACATTAATTCAACCACACTTATCAATTCAAAATTAAGCCCAAAATAGTTTCTGACTCACCTATCGGTAGATAAAATCCATCCGCCGCTCTTTCCTCGTGAAGGCGTCGATCACAGCGTTGTAAAATACCTCTTTACGGGCCTTCAGTTGGCACAGTCTCTGGCTCTCGATGGACAGAATGGCCAGGGCTGAAAGACGTGCTTGTCCGGTCCGGTTCCGACTGTACGTCTTGATGCGTTTCAGTGTGGAAAATGTGCGCTCCACCGAAGCTGTAGTGGCTGGTATTGTCAACACCAGTTGCAGCAACTTTGTTGCTTCAGGAACTGTTGCTTCCAGATCGTAATTTTTTAAAAAGTCAAGAAGCTGTGTTGGTGATTTGCCCCTTAGTTCTTGTGAGCCATACAACCCCACAAGATCACTTTTCAGCCTGACGAAGTCAAAGTACCTGGCATACTTTGACAGCTTCTCCAGTTTGCTCTCATCAAACTGGCGCAACATCTCCTCAAACCTGTTGCAATCTACCAGTCCAATGAAATCCAGATCAGAAAAGTGATCGACGAACCTGGTCTTCATCTGAACATTGACTTTGTCCAGAATGCAGTAGTAGATGCGAGCTCGTTCTGTTTTGTTTGACAGCCCATCTCGTGTCTCGAGGTGAACGAGTTGCATCTCATCACATCTTTCCTCAAAGTGTGCATGAAAACGGTCAAAATCCTGTCGCTTGCTGTCCAAAACTTT contains:
- the LOC130385712 gene encoding E3 SUMO-protein ligase ZBED1-like isoform X1, translated to MSSRKRSDIWMHFVAENQSQARCQYCRNKISIHGGSTSNMMRHLKTKHPTVSLSGPQESETETAATGTDTATTTAAATTSATSATSASTTATTTATIPKRQRQTSSGGFVRRPIQPLQQGKVDEALVKMLATDFKPFSIVEDRGFRAYTQALDPTYVLPSRSTLSTQMVPNLFEKVRADLGERIRSAPAICLTTDCWTSNTTTSYMSVTCHYIYNFKLEENLLDCFELQSNHTSENLAQELKRVAQEWDISEKVAACVTDNASNIVRAVSEILRWNHVRCFAQLLNLIVRHAIDLPDIQMIIQKVKTIAEYVRRSTVASAKLKEVQQQMGQAQLRLKQDVATRWNSTYYMLQRFLDVKEPLVSTLALVNPQLPALNLNEWDVVQEACHILKPFEEVTVEMSSERFVTGSKAILMARGLQRIVANHQRNPSPNEAIEGMVNCLAADLTKRFGGVERVAVLAEATLLDPRFKKYAFVNERYAEGAVARVVEAMQLAASSPARTAVAEAEGASRSPQREPVPQVWADFEERVTNLRPGIQNPITEAMLEMRGFLSEQLTPRTADPLDWWRVRETVYKNLSTVMKTRLCIVATSVPSERIFSKAGQIVTDRRRRLSPAKVRQLVFLNANIS
- the LOC130385712 gene encoding zinc finger BED domain-containing protein 4-like isoform X2, translating into MARGLQRIVANHQRNPSPNEAIEGMVNCLAADLTKRFGGVERVAVLAEATLLDPRFKKYAFVNERYAEGAVARVVEAMQLAASSPARTAVAEAEGASRSPQREPVPQVWADFEERVTNLRPGIQNPITEAMLEMRGFLSEQLTPRTADPLDWWRVRETVYKNLSTVMKTRLCIVATSVPSERIFSKAGQIVTDRRRRLSPAKVRQLVFLNANIS